One genomic segment of [Phormidium] sp. ETS-05 includes these proteins:
- a CDS encoding Hpt domain-containing protein yields MADDKIIYFFIEEAKEHLDTLEKGLLDLQSTMADQEMVNELFRAAHSVKGGAAMLGFISIQKAAHRLEDSFKILKENPIEVDQKLESLFLKGYDTLQELVQRLQSPGGLVPEEGEKIVKQAEPVFEELQDYLNRLVSGETGEEDSSDVPRDFANHAIDLLRQMLQLFKQKEDAKNRAALQALCDRLLALLPNNENWLQLVTTSRASIGNPKNSYLVLAPLVIKELKQAVDFLIAGGADFAASPALLSLSGATKGNSLPAGTIALPTEPKAAAKLLLESFDKKTSPCW; encoded by the coding sequence GTGGCAGATGATAAAATTATCTATTTCTTCATCGAGGAAGCTAAAGAACACCTCGATACCTTGGAAAAAGGGCTATTAGACCTGCAATCGACTATGGCTGACCAGGAAATGGTCAATGAGTTGTTTCGTGCGGCGCACTCGGTGAAAGGGGGCGCGGCGATGTTGGGTTTTATCAGCATTCAGAAAGCGGCGCATAGATTGGAGGATTCTTTTAAGATTCTCAAAGAAAATCCGATCGAGGTTGACCAAAAACTGGAATCTCTGTTTTTAAAGGGTTACGACACTCTCCAGGAGTTGGTGCAACGCTTGCAAAGCCCCGGGGGCCTGGTGCCGGAGGAGGGGGAGAAAATTGTCAAGCAAGCGGAGCCGGTGTTTGAAGAGTTGCAAGATTACCTCAACCGCTTGGTGAGCGGGGAAACTGGGGAGGAGGACTCCTCGGATGTGCCGCGAGATTTTGCTAATCATGCGATCGACCTGCTGCGCCAGATGCTGCAGCTATTCAAGCAAAAAGAAGACGCCAAGAACCGCGCTGCTCTGCAGGCTCTGTGCGATCGGCTCCTGGCACTCCTCCCCAATAATGAAAACTGGCTGCAGTTAGTCACTACCTCTCGCGCCAGTATCGGTAATCCCAAAAACTCCTATCTGGTGCTGGCGCCTCTGGTGATTAAAGAACTTAAACAAGCGGTGGACTTTCTCATAGCTGGGGGTGCTGACTTCGCAGCCAGTCCGGCTCTGCTTTCCTTATCTGGTGCCACCAAGGGCAACAGCCTCCCCGCCGGGACGATCGCCCTCCCCACCGAACCCAAAGCCGCCGCTAAATTACTCTTGGAAAGTTTCGACAAAAAGACCTCACCGTGTTGGTGA
- a CDS encoding sigma-70 family RNA polymerase sigma factor encodes MLTLPDLASIPQPSDANLVRECLLGNSDKFRQLYHRYEHKVRSSLYQLCGATVLDDLVQEVFIRAWKGLPKLKQPELFSTWLYRIAWNVATNQRQAFARERSLQEQSQAHSSFTASGTNSEQALQELHYQDMVKRGLARLSLEHRSVLVLHDLQDMPQKEVAAILGIPEGTVKSRLFHARKAMRQFLQEEGVEL; translated from the coding sequence GTGTTAACACTGCCGGACCTTGCATCCATTCCCCAGCCTTCGGACGCTAATTTGGTCCGAGAGTGCTTGCTCGGCAACAGCGACAAGTTTCGCCAGCTCTACCACCGGTATGAGCATAAAGTCAGGTCTAGTCTTTACCAGTTGTGCGGTGCAACCGTCCTGGATGATTTGGTGCAAGAGGTGTTTATCCGAGCGTGGAAAGGGTTGCCCAAACTGAAGCAACCAGAGCTATTTTCCACGTGGCTCTACCGCATCGCCTGGAATGTGGCGACTAACCAAAGGCAGGCTTTTGCCCGGGAGCGCAGTCTTCAGGAGCAAAGTCAGGCCCATTCATCCTTCACCGCCTCGGGGACTAACTCAGAGCAGGCTCTCCAAGAGCTGCACTATCAAGACATGGTAAAGCGGGGACTAGCTCGGCTCAGTCTAGAACACCGCAGCGTGTTGGTACTCCATGACTTGCAGGATATGCCGCAAAAGGAAGTGGCAGCAATTTTAGGCATACCGGAAGGTACGGTAAAATCACGCCTGTTCCATGCCCGTAAGGCAATGCGGCAATTTTTGCAAGAGGAGGGAGTTGAGCTATGA
- a CDS encoding sensor histidine kinase — protein sequence MHVVSDAVIGFCYYSIPVLITYFVRKRLQDIPYPAFFLLFAAFILCCGTSHLLEIWTLWYPHYWLSGAIKAVTAAVSLATVLMIFHIMPSAMALPSPAQLEEANRLLAAEIQERQEAEAELMQAHQTLKFHFENTPLAVVEWDSQMRINRWSQRAEKIWGWRAEDVLHKQPSDWEFIYPEDLPEVTKIINHLLDGSQPRNTIANRNYKKDGSVVHCEWYNSVLFDDEGKLVSVLSLVQDVTQRVQAEEKLREKTTELETAISHLQRTQAQLIQSEKMSSLGQLVAGIAHEINNPVNFIYANLIHTHQYLDSLLDLLGVYHKYYPHPGTEIQEKIEEIDLEYLLLDLPKMIYSMRSGAERIRSIVTSLRTFSRLDESDLKQVDIHSGIDSALMIIQHRLTPNNGQQKPGFTGIIVMKEYGDLPEVECYPSQLNQAIINIINNAIDALEESQGFIAECNPNNLADSPGSFPWSLPTIIIKTKVVDAQRVAIDIADNGPGIPEAVKQRMFDPFFTTKPVGKGTGLGLSISYQIVVEKHQGRLECFSTPGQGTQFTIELPVQQKLSALAG from the coding sequence TTGCACGTAGTTTCTGATGCAGTGATTGGATTTTGCTATTATTCCATCCCCGTCCTGATTACCTATTTTGTCCGCAAACGTCTCCAAGACATCCCCTACCCAGCCTTTTTTTTACTGTTTGCCGCTTTCATTCTCTGCTGCGGCACCAGTCACCTGCTAGAAATATGGACTCTGTGGTATCCTCATTATTGGCTCTCCGGTGCCATCAAAGCGGTAACTGCAGCAGTATCCTTAGCTACCGTCTTGATGATATTCCACATCATGCCTTCAGCTATGGCACTACCTAGTCCTGCACAACTAGAAGAAGCCAACCGCCTCCTGGCAGCGGAAATTCAGGAACGCCAGGAAGCCGAAGCCGAACTAATGCAAGCCCATCAAACATTAAAATTTCACTTTGAAAATACCCCCTTAGCTGTGGTAGAATGGGACAGTCAAATGCGGATTAATCGCTGGTCCCAACGAGCGGAAAAAATTTGGGGTTGGCGAGCTGAGGATGTCCTGCATAAGCAACCCAGTGACTGGGAATTTATCTACCCAGAAGATTTACCAGAAGTCACCAAAATTATTAATCATTTATTAGACGGCAGTCAACCCCGCAACACGATCGCCAATCGCAACTACAAAAAAGATGGCTCTGTAGTTCATTGCGAGTGGTATAACTCTGTCCTGTTCGACGATGAAGGTAAGTTAGTTTCCGTCCTTTCCTTGGTTCAGGACGTGACGCAACGGGTGCAGGCGGAGGAAAAATTACGAGAAAAAACTACAGAGCTGGAAACAGCTATTTCCCATCTCCAACGGACTCAAGCCCAGCTTATTCAAAGTGAAAAGATGTCCTCTCTCGGTCAGCTAGTGGCTGGAATTGCCCATGAAATTAATAATCCAGTGAATTTTATATACGCCAACCTCATCCATACTCATCAATATTTAGATTCCTTGTTAGACTTGTTGGGTGTTTATCACAAATATTACCCGCATCCAGGAACAGAAATCCAAGAAAAAATCGAGGAAATAGATTTAGAATATTTGCTCTTAGACCTGCCTAAAATGATATATTCTATGCGCAGCGGGGCGGAGCGCATCCGGTCGATCGTCACATCTTTGCGGACCTTCTCGCGATTGGATGAATCTGACCTCAAACAAGTTGATATTCACAGCGGCATTGACAGCGCTTTAATGATTATACAACACAGACTAACTCCTAATAATGGCCAGCAAAAACCTGGGTTTACCGGTATTATTGTGATGAAAGAATATGGGGATTTACCCGAAGTTGAATGCTATCCAAGTCAGCTTAATCAAGCAATTATTAACATCATCAATAATGCAATTGACGCTCTAGAAGAATCTCAAGGCTTCATAGCTGAATGTAACCCAAATAATCTGGCTGATTCGCCCGGTAGTTTTCCTTGGTCATTGCCCACTATCATCATTAAAACTAAAGTTGTCGATGCCCAGAGAGTTGCGATTGACATTGCTGATAATGGGCCGGGAATTCCAGAGGCAGTGAAACAGCGGATGTTTGACCCCTTCTTTACTACTAAACCAGTGGGGAAGGGTACGGGGTTGGGGCTGTCGATTAGCTATCAGATTGTGGTGGAGAAACATCAGGGTAGGCTAGAGTGTTTCTCTACCCCTGGACAAGGGACTCAGTTTACCATCGAATTACCGGTACAACAAAAATTGAGCGCACTGGCAGGTTAA
- a CDS encoding Spy/CpxP family protein refolding chaperone, which translates to MLMRRLSALAILLVAFSGTAVSAAPAHRPQNEQTVAQRQQRPGNQGGGQGNRGNGSGMGRGQGGGMGGDRLLQQLNLSQEQMQQIENIRTQYQSQFQAQMEQMRTERERMQNLLASDASEGDLRNQHNKMTQLHQKMGEMRFNQMMEIRRVLTSEQRRQMAQLMQQRGPGGGRGNQGDMGGPSPEGDF; encoded by the coding sequence ATGTTGATGCGTCGTCTTAGTGCTTTGGCTATTTTGCTTGTGGCTTTTAGCGGTACGGCTGTCTCTGCTGCTCCTGCGCATCGCCCACAAAATGAGCAAACTGTAGCTCAGCGTCAGCAACGCCCCGGAAACCAGGGTGGGGGTCAAGGAAACCGGGGTAATGGCTCTGGAATGGGGCGCGGACAAGGAGGCGGAATGGGGGGCGATCGGCTCCTGCAACAGCTCAACCTCAGCCAAGAGCAAATGCAGCAAATCGAAAACATTCGCACCCAGTACCAAAGCCAGTTTCAGGCGCAAATGGAACAAATGCGAACCGAGCGAGAGCGGATGCAAAACCTCCTCGCCTCCGACGCCTCCGAGGGCGACTTGCGCAACCAGCATAACAAAATGACCCAATTGCACCAAAAAATGGGTGAAATGCGGTTCAATCAAATGATGGAAATTCGCCGCGTCCTCACCTCAGAACAACGCCGCCAGATGGCGCAACTCATGCAGCAGCGCGGACCTGGTGGCGGACGCGGAAACCAGGGAGATATGGGCGGACCATCCCCGGAAGGCGATTTCTAA
- a CDS encoding Hsp20/alpha crystallin family protein: MALMRYYPLREIDNMQRQMNRLFENLYPYADGEPVGFDYVPPAELEETAEALLLRLEIPGLEPKDIDIQATAESVTVTGERQGIQPAEKALFKSEFRYGKFRRQISLPKRIQNTQVTAEYKNGILHLTLPKAEAEKNKVVKVQLG, translated from the coding sequence ATGGCTCTGATGCGCTATTACCCCTTACGCGAAATCGATAATATGCAGCGGCAGATGAACCGGTTGTTTGAAAATCTTTATCCTTATGCTGATGGCGAGCCAGTGGGATTTGACTACGTGCCACCAGCGGAATTAGAAGAAACAGCAGAAGCCTTGCTCCTGAGATTAGAAATTCCTGGTTTGGAGCCAAAAGATATCGATATCCAAGCTACGGCTGAGTCGGTGACGGTGACTGGGGAGCGGCAAGGCATCCAGCCCGCAGAAAAAGCCCTGTTCAAAAGCGAATTCCGCTATGGTAAATTCCGCCGCCAAATCTCTCTACCCAAGCGGATTCAAAATACCCAAGTGACAGCGGAATATAAAAACGGCATTCTTCATCTCACCCTCCCCAAGGCGGAAGCCGAGAAAAACAAAGTAGTCAAAGTGCAGCTTGGCTAA
- a CDS encoding dynamin-like GTPase family protein: MNQTQPECQNLAASVDTLLQLLHQEPSLRLSQDTTTVQASLRKAISPKFEIVFAGAFSAGKSMLINALLERELLYSAEGHATGTECRIEYAEPNAERVVLTFLSLAEIHTQAVALCQYLGAELTNQVSLNQPDVIALLRKAAETIIQLEGGETKSDRAKQAKALIFLLDGFEANKEYIHPSKNNTYSMEQLKFNNLKEAASYARRGRNSAVLKRIEYYCYHSLLEDGNILIDLPGIDAPVKKDAELSYEKIADEETSAVVCVLKPASEGEMTTEETEMLEKIRDNAGIRDRVFYVFNRIDDTWYNTQLRRRLDDLINTQFRDSSRTYKTSALLGFYGSQIKQTSPGDRFGLDSVFAASVTPDSDSEEETPQFVYAFNNYCSNSRKLPSQFRISVNSYETPNQNYLRILSEWGNDLINQLIQDSGIEDFRQGITRYLTQEKRPQLFASLANDLQPICLTLQQGYLQQYRAIDSQPREIQGIKSRRIEMLNQELQRLGSALSQHISQEVNQIITNDCRTFEESFRKLKVKMVSKLDELLKSFSVEEAYKLATASHPRNSTAPLLAILVEAFYYLSNQLEDVLAAAAAEVITTTFAYLNEQIRRQDYYRDLSRLIGSDAGIETALQKLETQIQLAIRAAASAECDRFVRESPRFYDEGTFSIYQFRQVLQQTSQGYDALNVIQAEDGIRELLKLDFEPKVGKTIASTFRQTINQIIKTELLPLAKTLEDGIMQQYNRARAHVEKTLEQEAQEQLTENQNQLQELRQKIATYNQAVTDINQCLSALNLGRYQLPGVDVAGEENPATPPSPDVEF; encoded by the coding sequence ATGAATCAAACCCAACCGGAATGTCAAAATTTGGCAGCATCTGTAGATACTTTGCTGCAACTGCTCCATCAAGAGCCATCTTTACGACTTTCCCAAGACACCACCACGGTGCAAGCATCCCTAAGAAAAGCGATATCGCCGAAATTTGAAATCGTCTTTGCGGGGGCCTTCAGCGCGGGTAAATCGATGCTCATAAATGCGCTGCTAGAAAGAGAATTGCTCTATAGCGCCGAAGGACACGCTACGGGGACAGAATGTCGCATAGAATATGCGGAACCGAATGCAGAACGGGTGGTGTTGACTTTTCTCAGTTTAGCAGAAATCCATACCCAAGCGGTGGCTTTATGTCAGTATTTAGGGGCGGAGTTAACCAACCAAGTCAGTCTGAACCAGCCAGATGTGATTGCTTTGTTGCGGAAAGCTGCGGAAACTATTATTCAACTGGAAGGGGGGGAAACTAAGTCCGATCGGGCGAAGCAAGCGAAAGCCTTGATTTTTTTGCTAGATGGGTTTGAAGCCAATAAAGAATACATCCATCCCAGCAAAAATAACACCTATTCAATGGAGCAATTGAAGTTTAACAACCTCAAAGAAGCCGCCAGCTATGCTCGTCGGGGACGCAACAGCGCCGTTTTAAAGCGAATTGAATATTATTGTTATCATTCTCTCCTAGAAGATGGTAACATTTTAATAGATTTACCCGGTATCGATGCCCCGGTGAAAAAAGATGCGGAACTCAGCTATGAAAAAATCGCCGATGAGGAAACCTCGGCGGTGGTATGTGTCCTCAAACCAGCATCAGAAGGGGAAATGACCACAGAAGAAACAGAGATGCTGGAAAAAATTCGGGATAATGCGGGGATTCGAGACCGAGTATTTTATGTGTTTAACCGCATCGATGATACTTGGTATAATACCCAGTTACGCCGCCGCTTGGATGATTTGATTAATACCCAATTTCGGGATAGCAGTCGCACCTACAAAACCAGCGCTCTGCTGGGATTTTATGGCAGTCAAATCAAGCAAACGAGCCCGGGCGATCGATTCGGACTAGATAGCGTATTTGCCGCCAGCGTCACCCCCGACAGCGACAGCGAAGAAGAAACCCCCCAATTCGTTTACGCCTTCAACAACTATTGCAGCAACTCCCGCAAACTACCCAGCCAGTTTCGCATCTCCGTCAACAGCTATGAAACCCCGAATCAAAACTACCTCCGCATTCTCAGCGAGTGGGGAAACGACCTGATTAATCAGCTTATCCAAGATAGCGGGATAGAAGACTTTCGCCAAGGTATCACCCGCTACCTCACCCAAGAAAAGCGCCCCCAACTATTCGCATCCCTCGCCAACGACTTACAGCCAATTTGCCTCACCTTACAACAAGGATACCTGCAGCAATACCGCGCCATTGACAGCCAACCTCGCGAAATTCAAGGCATCAAATCCCGGCGGATAGAAATGCTCAACCAAGAATTACAACGCCTGGGTAGTGCTTTGAGTCAGCATATCAGTCAGGAAGTCAACCAAATCATTACTAATGACTGCCGCACCTTTGAAGAGAGCTTCCGCAAGCTGAAAGTTAAAATGGTATCTAAGCTGGACGAACTCCTGAAGAGTTTCTCAGTGGAAGAAGCCTATAAACTGGCTACTGCCAGCCATCCGCGCAATTCCACCGCCCCGCTGCTGGCGATTTTAGTGGAAGCATTTTATTATCTTTCTAATCAGCTAGAGGATGTTTTAGCCGCCGCCGCTGCAGAAGTGATTACCACCACTTTTGCCTACTTAAACGAACAAATTCGCCGTCAAGACTATTACCGAGATTTATCTCGGTTAATTGGCAGTGATGCAGGGATAGAAACTGCTCTCCAGAAACTAGAAACGCAAATCCAGCTAGCCATTCGGGCGGCGGCGAGTGCCGAATGTGACCGATTTGTGCGGGAAAGTCCCCGGTTTTATGATGAAGGGACGTTCTCGATTTACCAATTTCGCCAAGTGTTGCAACAAACCTCCCAGGGTTACGATGCGCTGAATGTGATTCAGGCGGAAGATGGGATTCGCGAACTGCTGAAACTGGACTTTGAACCGAAGGTGGGTAAGACGATCGCCAGTACATTTCGCCAAACCATCAACCAAATCATCAAAACTGAACTTTTGCCCTTGGCCAAAACCTTGGAAGATGGTATTATGCAGCAATACAACCGCGCTCGCGCCCATGTAGAGAAAACCTTAGAACAAGAAGCCCAAGAGCAGTTAACCGAGAACCAAAATCAACTGCAGGAACTGCGCCAAAAAATCGCCACTTATAATCAAGCGGTGACGGACATTAATCAATGTTTATCGGCTCTGAATTTGGGGCGGTATCAGCTCCCTGGGGTAGATGTAGCTGGAGAAGAGAACCCCGCCACCCCCCCGTCCCCCGACGTAGAATTTTAG
- a CDS encoding KGK domain-containing protein, translated as MAEQFQPLSGGEVVFLKQAADTMPIAHSTFKVSELTAVLKQKFLGDAIDTEAAINKLFSSGVECEILAPYKNWQTGKIRITLEFCPDTPPLPETLPTPSYPQPSGVNPDLSLEEIRRMRAENP; from the coding sequence ATGGCAGAGCAATTCCAGCCCCTTAGTGGCGGCGAAGTGGTTTTCCTGAAACAGGCTGCGGATACAATGCCGATCGCCCACAGTACCTTCAAAGTGAGCGAACTCACCGCCGTCCTCAAACAAAAGTTCCTCGGTGATGCGATCGACACCGAAGCCGCCATTAACAAGCTGTTTAGCTCCGGCGTCGAGTGCGAAATCCTCGCACCCTACAAAAACTGGCAAACGGGCAAAATCAGAATCACCCTAGAATTTTGCCCCGACACCCCACCGCTGCCAGAGACACTCCCAACCCCATCCTATCCCCAACCATCGGGCGTCAACCCGGACCTATCCCTAGAGGAAATCCGGCGGATGCGTGCGGAAAACCCTTAA
- the dnaN gene encoding DNA polymerase III subunit beta, translating into MKFLCNQSDLNTHLSFVSRAVPSRPAQPVLGNILVKADSDTQQVELTAFDLSLGLRTAFAAKVEAGGEITIPAKLLHDIAARLPAGEVTIDNDASENTVNLTSQSGRYQVRGMSAEEFPSMPEIENDQFVQLSAESLLEGLRGSVFATSSDETKQVLTGVHLILGEDTLEFAATDGHRLAVVETENSSESDTGEEFEVTIPAKALRELERMIGTKQNTASDQPLLVNLHLDQGQVVFELSDQRLTSRTIEGQYPAYRQLLPDRFQITVTVDRRLLIGALDRIAILASQKNDIVKFIIDSENQQLSLTVEAADVGSGSESMPAQISGSSLDIAFNAKYAMESLKNLPSTEISMQLNSANSPVVIVPLGGVKMTHLLMPVQLRG; encoded by the coding sequence ATGAAATTTCTCTGCAACCAAAGCGACCTAAACACTCACCTCTCTTTCGTCAGTCGCGCCGTTCCCTCCCGTCCTGCTCAACCAGTCCTAGGCAATATCCTGGTTAAAGCTGATAGTGACACCCAGCAGGTAGAATTAACCGCCTTTGACCTCAGCCTCGGACTGCGCACAGCTTTTGCGGCGAAGGTCGAGGCTGGGGGGGAAATCACTATCCCCGCCAAGCTGCTCCACGACATCGCCGCTAGATTGCCTGCTGGCGAAGTGACGATCGACAATGACGCCAGCGAGAATACCGTTAATCTCACTTCCCAGTCAGGACGGTATCAAGTGCGGGGGATGAGTGCGGAAGAATTCCCATCCATGCCAGAGATTGAAAATGACCAATTTGTGCAACTGAGTGCAGAATCACTCCTAGAAGGCTTGCGCGGTTCGGTGTTCGCCACCAGCAGCGACGAAACCAAACAAGTGCTGACCGGCGTTCACCTGATCCTGGGAGAGGATACCCTGGAATTCGCCGCCACTGACGGACACCGTTTGGCTGTGGTGGAAACCGAGAATTCCAGTGAAAGCGATACTGGCGAAGAATTTGAGGTGACGATTCCTGCTAAGGCTTTGCGGGAATTAGAAAGGATGATTGGCACCAAGCAAAATACCGCCTCTGACCAACCGTTATTAGTCAATCTTCACCTGGACCAAGGACAGGTAGTTTTTGAACTGTCCGACCAACGTCTTACCAGCCGCACCATTGAGGGGCAATACCCCGCTTATCGCCAACTCCTGCCCGATCGGTTCCAAATTACGGTCACGGTTGACCGCCGCCTGCTCATCGGCGCACTCGATCGCATCGCCATTTTGGCCAGCCAAAAAAACGACATCGTGAAATTTATTATTGACAGCGAAAACCAACAATTATCTCTCACCGTAGAAGCCGCCGATGTTGGCAGCGGTAGCGAATCCATGCCCGCCCAAATTTCTGGGTCTAGCCTCGACATTGCTTTTAACGCGAAATATGCAATGGAATCCTTAAAAAACCTGCCTTCCACCGAAATTTCCATGCAGCTAAATTCGGCTAACTCCCCTGTAGTCATCGTCCCCCTCGGTGGCGTCAAAATGACCCATTTACTCATGCCCGTACAGTTACGCGGCTAA
- a CDS encoding ATP-binding protein, whose translation MSMKQPDRPIPSLLPLSTNQQIMTTQQQNPPPITTYPLADQDLPASLALLQATLEATADGIVAFDLAGSITHYNRRFVEMWGIPDTLLVADGRESPHREAVLAHILECLEDPEKFLIDIRQLYAQPEAEYCQVLELKKSDGRIIECHSLPFHLGSQIAGRVWSFSDITKLRLTESRLRQSIKELSDIKLALDQAAILAITDANGVITYVNNKFCELSQYSRKELLGNTHKLVNSGYHSGDFFANLWGTITRGNIWKGEIKNRAKDGSYYWVDTTIIPFIDEAGKPFQYFAIRFDITGRKQVEEALQESQAKLKRQTEQLQGTLSELERAQIQLVQNEKMTALGQIAAGLAHEINNPVSFIFGNIAHADSYIKDLLHLAELYQKYGGTPAPAIMEHLEDMDLEFMREDLPKLLASMKVGAERIREIVLSLRNFSRLDESGRKRVDIHEGIESTLLLLQNRLHGMPEAEIAVIKAYGNLPELECCAADMNQVFMSILSNAIDALESQPGPKQITIRTELVDAGDTQEYLPLEAGPYAVIRIADNGPGMPVEVKNRIFDPFFTTKPVGYGTGMGLSISYQIVVEKHGGHLRCISEPGKGTELVVALPVNGPTTPDSSLLQKPW comes from the coding sequence ATGTCCATGAAGCAGCCCGATCGTCCCATACCATCGCTCTTGCCACTAAGTACAAACCAGCAAATTATGACCACCCAACAGCAAAACCCCCCGCCAATTACCACCTATCCCTTAGCGGATCAAGATTTACCCGCATCTTTGGCCCTCTTGCAGGCTACTCTAGAAGCTACCGCCGACGGAATCGTAGCTTTTGATTTAGCCGGTTCTATTACTCACTACAATCGTCGGTTTGTAGAAATGTGGGGCATCCCCGATACCTTATTAGTCGCAGATGGGAGAGAATCCCCGCATCGGGAAGCTGTCCTCGCCCATATCCTGGAATGTTTAGAGGATCCAGAAAAATTCTTAATTGATATCCGCCAACTCTACGCCCAGCCAGAGGCAGAATACTGTCAAGTGTTAGAATTAAAAAAAAGTGATGGCAGGATTATCGAGTGCCATTCTCTTCCCTTTCACCTGGGCAGCCAGATAGCGGGGCGGGTTTGGAGTTTCAGCGATATTACCAAATTGCGCTTAACCGAATCCCGGCTGCGGCAATCGATTAAGGAATTATCTGATATCAAGTTAGCTCTAGACCAAGCGGCTATTTTGGCCATAACTGATGCTAATGGTGTTATTACTTATGTCAACAATAAATTTTGTGAATTATCTCAATATTCCCGCAAAGAGTTACTGGGCAATACTCATAAGTTAGTAAATTCCGGCTATCATTCTGGTGATTTTTTTGCCAATTTATGGGGCACAATCACTCGCGGCAATATTTGGAAAGGAGAAATTAAAAATCGGGCGAAAGATGGGAGTTATTATTGGGTGGATACCACTATTATTCCTTTTATCGACGAAGCCGGGAAGCCGTTTCAATATTTTGCGATTCGCTTTGATATCACGGGGCGGAAGCAGGTGGAAGAAGCCCTACAGGAATCTCAAGCTAAGCTGAAGCGGCAAACCGAGCAGCTCCAGGGTACTTTGTCGGAGCTGGAGCGGGCACAAATTCAGTTAGTCCAAAATGAAAAAATGACGGCTTTAGGTCAAATTGCCGCTGGTTTAGCCCATGAAATTAATAATCCTGTTAGTTTTATTTTTGGCAATATTGCTCACGCCGATAGTTATATTAAAGATTTGCTGCATCTGGCTGAACTTTACCAAAAGTATGGGGGAACGCCAGCACCGGCTATTATGGAGCATCTCGAAGATATGGATTTGGAGTTTATGAGGGAAGATTTGCCGAAGTTGCTGGCTTCGATGAAGGTGGGAGCGGAGCGGATTCGGGAAATTGTCTTGTCTCTGCGCAATTTTTCTCGCCTGGATGAGTCGGGGAGAAAGCGGGTGGATATTCACGAAGGGATTGAGAGTACGTTGCTGCTGCTACAAAATCGCCTGCATGGGATGCCAGAGGCTGAAATTGCGGTGATTAAGGCATATGGGAATCTGCCAGAGTTGGAATGCTGTGCGGCGGATATGAATCAGGTGTTTATGAGTATTCTTTCTAATGCGATCGATGCTCTGGAATCTCAACCGGGTCCCAAGCAGATTACGATTCGCACCGAGTTGGTGGATGCAGGTGATACTCAGGAATATTTGCCCTTGGAAGCTGGCCCCTACGCCGTGATTCGCATCGCTGACAATGGACCGGGGATGCCTGTGGAGGTGAAAAACCGGATTTTTGACCCGTTTTTTACCACAAAACCCGTGGGTTACGGTACAGGGATGGGTTTGTCTATCAGCTATCAAATTGTGGTGGAAAAGCATGGCGGTCACTTGCGCTGCATCTCAGAACCCGGTAAGGGGACGGAGTTGGTGGTTGCTCTTCCCGTGAATGGGCCAACAACCCCCGATTCATCGCTCCTCCAGAAACCTTGGTAA
- the cas2 gene encoding CRISPR-associated endonuclease Cas2, producing MLTRVQYSVFECQLTDTQYEELRSRLSKLIKPEDNIRFIPSALVALVRSIGLADRRRWIGPSSLLNPILRGGVGVGRGQSKFSPGTVDGQGFAPSPIKKRAAQILKP from the coding sequence ATGTTAACGCGGGTGCAGTATAGTGTATTTGAGTGTCAGCTTACAGATACTCAATATGAGGAACTCAGGTCCCGCTTGAGTAAGTTGATTAAGCCGGAGGACAATATCCGTTTTATTCCCTCTGCGCTTGTTGCTTTGGTAAGGTCGATCGGATTGGCGGACCGTCGCCGGTGGATAGGACCATCTTCTTTGCTTAACCCGATTTTGCGCGGAGGGGTAGGTGTTGGGAGAGGGCAATCAAAATTTTCGCCTGGAACCGTTGACGGGCAAGGTTTTGCACCCTCCCCGATAAAAAAACGAGCCGCGCAAATCCTGAAACCCTGA